One region of Bosea sp. 29B genomic DNA includes:
- a CDS encoding DUF2336 domain-containing protein encodes MLQTLTRLPADMSSEARRKLLNAVTDLFLLDAEPSEESQDHYGEIALRSLPHLDTEGRRQYADNVAATETLPHRVAVSLANDADAGVARLVLKLSPVLTDTDLAAIAISQTQAHLVAIAERARLSEGVTDILVERGDSAVLRTVSGNEGAQFSDRGFDRLLQRGGDDTAVSEALARRSDLSPQRAERVLRIVEQMSDPSAETGSHQTATMARQARQQRREVRLLIADLQAGTRSLGEVVDMLAEEDRAFHLAQVIATSAGISNEQALRVLMQRDVSGIAVLARILELDKHTFHAILELRARRLYFKAKDIEDDLKGYEQLDMATAERTMRFLRLKTKLS; translated from the coding sequence ATGCTGCAGACTCTCACCCGCCTGCCGGCAGACATGTCATCGGAGGCGCGGCGCAAGCTTCTCAACGCCGTGACGGATCTGTTCCTGCTGGACGCCGAGCCGAGCGAGGAGTCACAGGATCATTACGGCGAGATCGCGCTGCGTTCGCTGCCTCATCTCGATACGGAAGGCCGGCGCCAATACGCCGACAACGTCGCCGCCACCGAAACGCTGCCGCATCGCGTTGCGGTCTCGCTGGCGAACGATGCCGATGCCGGCGTCGCGCGGCTCGTGCTCAAGCTCTCCCCGGTCCTGACCGACACCGATCTCGCGGCCATCGCCATCAGCCAGACACAGGCGCATCTCGTGGCGATCGCCGAACGTGCCCGCCTGTCGGAAGGGGTCACCGACATCCTGGTCGAGCGCGGCGACAGCGCCGTGCTGCGCACCGTCTCGGGCAATGAAGGCGCGCAGTTCTCGGATCGCGGCTTCGATCGGCTGCTGCAGCGCGGCGGCGACGACACAGCGGTGAGCGAGGCGCTGGCGCGCCGCTCCGACCTGTCACCACAGCGCGCCGAACGCGTGCTGCGCATCGTCGAGCAGATGTCGGATCCCTCTGCGGAGACCGGCTCGCACCAGACCGCAACGATGGCGCGCCAGGCGCGGCAGCAGCGCCGAGAGGTCCGGCTGCTGATCGCCGATCTCCAGGCCGGCACGCGCAGCCTCGGCGAAGTCGTCGACATGCTGGCGGAAGAGGACCGCGCCTTCCACCTCGCCCAGGTGATCGCGACCAGCGCCGGGATCTCGAACGAGCAGGCCCTGCGTGTGCTGATGCAGCGCGACGTCAGCGGCATCGCCGTGCTGGCGCGCATACTGGAACTCGACAAGCACACCTTTCACGCCATCCTGGAACTGCGCGCACGACGCCTCTATTTCAAGGCCAAGGACATCGAGGACGATCTCAAGGGTTATGAGCAGCTCGATATGGCCACCGCCGAACGGACGATGCGGTTCCTGCGCCTCAAGACCAAGCTGAGCTGA
- a CDS encoding peptidoglycan-binding domain-containing protein: protein MALTSPRFSNNDRLRKAAENAPPLKQGERGDAVAIIQLALIDLGMAMPNSTGQGRTLPDGIFGPETANRVRSFQTANGLVADAIVGPLTMAALERAIIAVSALNRRAEAAKARTHSAAVR from the coding sequence ATGGCGCTCACGTCACCGCGCTTTTCGAACAATGACCGCCTTAGGAAGGCCGCCGAGAACGCGCCGCCGCTGAAGCAGGGCGAGCGCGGCGATGCCGTCGCCATCATCCAGCTCGCTCTGATCGACCTCGGCATGGCGATGCCGAACTCGACCGGCCAGGGCCGCACCCTGCCCGACGGCATCTTCGGCCCGGAAACGGCGAACCGGGTGCGCAGTTTCCAGACGGCCAATGGACTCGTCGCCGACGCCATCGTCGGGCCGCTGACCATGGCGGCGCTGGAGCGCGCCATCATCGCGGTGAGCGCCCTCAATCGCCGCGCCGAAGCCGCCAAGGCGCGCACGCACAGCGCAGCGGTTCGCTAG
- a CDS encoding UxaA family hydrolase, translated as MSELRGYLRSDGRKGIRNVVAVAYLVECAHHVAREIALPWREHEVHAIGFPGCYPNPYAERMMEQLCTHPNVGAVLLVSLGCESFNKYALERVVRATGRPVKTIVIQGTGGTRASIKEGRAWVEEQRIALDATETVPMQVSELVIGTVCGGSDGTSGITGNPAAGRAFDQLIAEGASCIFEETGELIGCEHIMAARAITPGLGVELEKSVAKAARYYATLGYGSFAAGNAEGGLSTIEEKSMGAYAKSGASPISGLIKPGDVPPHGGLYLLDVVPDGEVRFGFPNINDNAEIAELIACGAHCVLFVTGRGSVVGSAISPVVKICANPETYRRMSDDMDVDAGRILEGRASLDEVGTEIRDLVVSLAQGGRTKSEELGHQEFILTYKSFEPLGPACLPAA; from the coding sequence ATGAGCGAGCTCAGGGGCTATCTGCGCAGCGACGGCCGCAAGGGCATCCGCAATGTCGTCGCCGTCGCCTATCTGGTCGAATGCGCGCACCATGTCGCGCGCGAGATCGCCCTGCCCTGGCGCGAGCACGAGGTCCACGCCATCGGCTTCCCCGGCTGCTACCCGAACCCTTATGCCGAGCGGATGATGGAGCAGCTCTGCACCCACCCTAATGTCGGGGCGGTGCTGCTGGTCTCGCTCGGCTGCGAGAGCTTCAACAAATACGCGCTGGAGCGGGTGGTGCGCGCCACCGGCCGGCCGGTGAAGACCATCGTCATTCAGGGCACCGGCGGCACCCGCGCCTCGATCAAGGAGGGCCGCGCCTGGGTCGAGGAGCAGCGCATCGCGCTCGACGCTACCGAGACCGTGCCGATGCAGGTCAGCGAGCTGGTGATCGGCACCGTCTGCGGCGGCTCGGACGGCACCTCCGGCATCACCGGCAATCCGGCGGCGGGCCGCGCCTTCGACCAGCTCATCGCCGAGGGCGCCTCCTGCATCTTCGAGGAGACCGGCGAGCTGATCGGCTGCGAGCACATCATGGCGGCGCGTGCGATCACGCCCGGGCTCGGCGTCGAGCTGGAGAAATCGGTCGCCAAGGCGGCGCGCTACTACGCGACGCTCGGCTATGGCTCCTTCGCCGCCGGCAATGCCGAGGGTGGGCTCTCGACCATCGAGGAGAAATCGATGGGCGCCTATGCCAAGTCGGGAGCATCGCCGATTTCCGGCCTGATCAAGCCCGGTGATGTGCCGCCGCATGGCGGGCTCTATCTGCTCGACGTGGTGCCGGATGGCGAAGTCCGCTTCGGCTTCCCCAACATCAACGACAATGCCGAGATCGCCGAATTGATCGCCTGCGGCGCGCATTGCGTGCTGTTCGTCACCGGGCGCGGCTCGGTCGTCGGTTCGGCGATCTCGCCGGTGGTCAAGATCTGCGCCAATCCGGAGACCTATCGCCGGATGAGCGACGACATGGACGTCGATGCCGGCCGTATCCTCGAAGGCCGAGCCAGCCTCGACGAGGTCGGCACCGAAATCCGCGACCTCGTCGTCTCGCTGGCGCAAGGCGGGCGGACGAAGTCGGAGGAACTCGGCCACCAGGAGTTCATCCTGACCTATAAGAGCTTCGAGCCGCTCGGCCCAGCCTGCCTGCCGGCCGCTTGA
- a CDS encoding UxaA family hydrolase, with protein sequence MSQHDPRLILLDPRDNVFVARTRLPAGEPIETGTGPAVIDRDIALAHKIARRAIAPGEKILKYGAPIGVATVAIAAGHHVHVQNMKSDYTPTYHLEDERKAGAAQ encoded by the coding sequence ATGTCCCAGCACGATCCCCGCCTGATCCTGCTCGACCCGCGCGACAACGTCTTCGTCGCGCGCACCCGCCTGCCGGCGGGCGAGCCCATCGAGACCGGCACGGGTCCGGCGGTGATCGACCGCGACATCGCGCTCGCCCACAAGATCGCCCGGCGCGCCATCGCGCCCGGCGAGAAGATCCTGAAATACGGCGCGCCGATCGGCGTGGCGACGGTCGCCATCGCCGCCGGTCACCATGTCCATGTCCAGAACATGAAGAGCGACTACACGCCGACCTATCATCTCGAGGACGAGCGCAAGGCGGGAGCGGCACAATGA
- a CDS encoding RraA family protein, translating into MTDTLTERLERCYTGIIHDTMRAMGLKDFTLPPALRPLLPGVKLAGPAFTVEGKTGEFDAHETLLGWTGLLSAAKPGHVWVCQPNTEEVALMGELSAETLKNKGVRGCVIDGLSRDTEFMVEMGFQAYFKAYTPRDIVGVWLPKAVDEPIKIGEVWIRPGDYILADRDGVVRIPAEIIEEVLEKSETAISAENKVRTAILAGTDPQQAYLQFGKF; encoded by the coding sequence ATGACGGATACGCTGACCGAGCGCCTCGAACGCTGCTACACCGGCATCATTCACGACACGATGCGCGCCATGGGGCTGAAGGACTTCACCCTGCCGCCGGCGCTGCGCCCCCTGCTGCCAGGCGTGAAGCTCGCCGGCCCCGCCTTCACCGTCGAGGGCAAGACCGGCGAGTTCGATGCGCACGAGACCCTGCTCGGCTGGACCGGCCTGCTCTCCGCCGCCAAGCCCGGCCATGTCTGGGTCTGCCAGCCCAACACCGAAGAGGTCGCGCTGATGGGCGAGCTCTCGGCCGAAACGCTGAAGAACAAGGGCGTGCGCGGCTGCGTCATCGACGGACTGTCGCGCGACACCGAATTCATGGTCGAGATGGGCTTCCAGGCCTATTTCAAGGCCTATACGCCGCGCGACATCGTCGGCGTCTGGCTGCCCAAGGCGGTCGACGAGCCGATCAAGATCGGCGAGGTCTGGATCCGGCCGGGCGACTACATCCTCGCCGACCGTGACGGCGTGGTGCGCATCCCGGCCGAAATCATCGAGGAAGTCCTGGAGAAGTCCGAGACCGCGATCTCGGCGGAGAACAAGGTCCGCACCGCGATCCTCGCCGGCACCGATCCCCAGCAGGCCTATCTGCAATTCGGCAAGTTCTGA
- a CDS encoding arginyltransferase, producing MTRPLRDAPQFYLTSPTPCPYLPGREERKVFTHLVGARARDLNDVLSQGGFRRSQSIAYRPACETCRACISVRIVVADFRPSRTFRKILSHNSDLIGETLPPQPRSEHYSLFRGYLDDRHPDGGMATMSALDFAMMVEDTHVETSLIEYRRRSPDSGFTGRGQGDLFAFALTDRLSDGLSMVYSVYDPALEARSLGTFMVLEHVERARKLGLPYVYLGYWVEGSPKMAYKARFLPQERLMPQGWERVG from the coding sequence GTGACACGTCCCTTGCGGGATGCCCCGCAATTCTACCTGACCTCGCCGACGCCCTGCCCCTATCTGCCGGGCCGCGAGGAGCGCAAGGTGTTCACGCACCTCGTCGGCGCGCGAGCGCGCGACCTCAACGACGTGCTCTCGCAAGGCGGCTTCCGGCGCTCGCAGAGCATCGCCTATCGGCCGGCCTGCGAGACCTGCCGGGCTTGCATCTCGGTCAGGATCGTCGTCGCCGACTTTCGGCCTTCGCGCACCTTCCGCAAAATCCTCTCGCATAACAGCGACCTGATCGGCGAGACGCTGCCGCCGCAGCCGCGCTCGGAGCATTATTCGCTGTTCCGCGGCTATCTCGACGACCGCCATCCCGATGGCGGCATGGCGACGATGTCGGCGCTCGACTTCGCCATGATGGTCGAGGACACCCATGTCGAGACCAGCCTGATCGAATACCGCCGGCGCAGCCCCGACAGCGGCTTCACCGGACGAGGCCAGGGCGACCTCTTCGCCTTCGCTTTGACCGACCGGCTGAGCGACGGGCTCTCCATGGTCTATTCGGTCTATGACCCCGCCCTCGAAGCGCGCTCGCTCGGCACCTTCATGGTGCTCGAGCATGTCGAGCGCGCCCGTAAGCTCGGCCTGCCTTACGTCTATCTCGGCTATTGGGTCGAAGGCTCGCCGAAGATGGCCTACAAGGCCCGCTTCCTGCCGCAGGAGCGGCTGATGCCCCAGGGCTGGGAGCGGGTGGGCTGA
- a CDS encoding class I SAM-dependent methyltransferase yields the protein MQTETVALTREKETLLITLWAKAGESLLPDSLLKDRFAAEAATRIDYDFAKLKVDRDLMVGLAMRASTIDGWARDFLGRHHDALVLHLGCGLDSRVFRIDPPASIDWYDIDYPDVIALRQKLYPARDGYHLTGSSVTEPGWIAGLPRDRPTMIVAEGLLLYLPEEEVPLLLERLVRHCRSGEIVFDAYSPFGLKLIAMQPSIKATGAVLRWSLDDPAELERQVPGLELVTELTAYDPDGYDPAQIARMSWPARFTMQFFSLIPPLARIGLLLRYRF from the coding sequence ATGCAGACCGAAACGGTCGCGTTGACCCGCGAGAAGGAAACCCTGCTGATCACGCTCTGGGCCAAGGCCGGCGAGAGCCTGTTGCCCGATTCCCTGCTCAAGGACCGCTTCGCCGCCGAGGCTGCAACGCGCATCGACTATGATTTCGCCAAGCTCAAGGTCGACCGCGACCTGATGGTCGGCCTCGCCATGCGCGCGAGCACCATCGATGGCTGGGCACGCGATTTTCTCGGAAGGCACCACGATGCGCTGGTGCTGCATCTCGGCTGCGGGCTCGACAGCCGCGTCTTCCGGATCGACCCGCCGGCCAGCATCGATTGGTACGACATCGACTATCCGGACGTCATCGCGCTCAGGCAAAAGCTCTACCCGGCGCGCGACGGCTATCATCTGACCGGCTCGTCGGTGACGGAGCCCGGCTGGATCGCCGGGCTGCCGCGGGATCGCCCGACGATGATCGTGGCCGAGGGGCTTTTGCTCTATCTGCCGGAGGAAGAGGTGCCATTGCTGCTGGAGCGGCTGGTGCGGCATTGCCGCAGCGGCGAGATCGTCTTCGACGCCTATAGTCCGTTCGGCCTCAAGCTGATCGCAATGCAGCCCTCGATCAAGGCGACCGGCGCGGTGCTGCGCTGGTCGCTCGACGATCCCGCCGAGCTGGAGCGGCAGGTGCCGGGCCTCGAACTGGTCACCGAACTGACGGCCTATGACCCTGATGGTTACGATCCGGCCCAGATCGCCCGCATGTCCTGGCCGGCGCGCTTTACGATGCAGTTCTTCTCGCTGATCCCGCCGCTGGCACGCATCGGCCTTCTGCTGCGCTATCGCTTTTAG
- a CDS encoding RDD family protein, whose amino-acid sequence MSNPSYRQPPIVALEDRPLQDTRGVLGSRMFAWIGDVVVLFILGSIVWFLLGILGIITFGLTWLLMGGATIAVALGYAAITIGGRKQATLGMRMAGLRVETASGGRPDALAAAVHALFFYVAAGTIGLWFLDIACGLVREDRRLGHDILTGLVVVRA is encoded by the coding sequence ATGTCGAACCCGTCCTATCGCCAGCCGCCCATCGTCGCGCTGGAGGACCGGCCGCTGCAGGATACGCGCGGCGTGCTCGGCTCGCGCATGTTCGCCTGGATCGGCGACGTCGTCGTCCTGTTCATCCTAGGCAGCATCGTCTGGTTCCTGCTCGGCATCCTCGGCATCATCACCTTCGGCCTGACCTGGCTCCTGATGGGTGGAGCGACGATCGCGGTCGCGCTGGGCTATGCCGCCATCACCATCGGCGGGCGCAAGCAGGCGACGCTCGGCATGCGCATGGCCGGCCTTCGGGTCGAGACAGCGTCGGGCGGCCGGCCTGATGCGCTGGCGGCTGCCGTGCATGCGCTGTTCTTCTATGTCGCGGCGGGCACGATCGGCTTGTGGTTCCTCGACATCGCCTGCGGGCTGGTGCGCGAGGACCGGCGCCTCGGCCACGACATCCTGACCGGGCTCGTGGTGGTGCGCGCCTGA
- a CDS encoding type II toxin-antitoxin system ParD family antitoxin translates to MNINVSLPEELLRFIKAKVETGRYTSSSEVVREALRLLEKHDEQEAEKLRWLQQAWKEGVSSGAGGELDLAAIKAEGRERLGVKA, encoded by the coding sequence ATGAACATCAACGTGTCGCTGCCGGAGGAACTGCTCCGCTTCATCAAGGCGAAGGTGGAGACCGGCCGCTATACCTCCTCCAGCGAGGTCGTGCGGGAGGCGTTGCGCCTGCTCGAGAAACATGACGAACAGGAAGCCGAGAAGCTGCGCTGGCTCCAGCAAGCCTGGAAAGAGGGCGTCTCCAGCGGCGCTGGCGGCGAACTCGATCTGGCTGCCATCAAGGCCGAAGGCCGCGAGCGGCTGGGTGTGAAAGCCTGA
- a CDS encoding type II toxin-antitoxin system RelE/ParE family toxin, with protein MGFVHYTDRAKQDLLDIWLWIARDSATLADAVIERIEQRASKLSQHREIGMARPEIGEGARGLVIERWLVLYRLVDGGVQIVRIVDGARDLVRLGWPAD; from the coding sequence ATGGGCTTCGTCCATTACACCGATCGGGCGAAGCAAGACCTCCTCGACATCTGGCTTTGGATCGCGCGTGACAGCGCGACGCTCGCCGATGCGGTTATCGAGCGCATTGAGCAGCGCGCAAGCAAATTATCGCAGCACCGCGAGATCGGCATGGCTCGGCCAGAGATCGGCGAGGGCGCGCGCGGCCTCGTCATCGAGCGTTGGCTCGTGCTCTATCGGCTGGTCGATGGCGGCGTTCAGATCGTCCGCATCGTCGATGGTGCGCGCGATCTCGTGCGCCTCGGCTGGCCGGCAGATTGA